In Paenibacillus segetis, a single window of DNA contains:
- a CDS encoding LysM peptidoglycan-binding domain-containing protein, which yields MKIHIVKSGDTLFDLSKKYNVPLQKLIDANPQITNPDQLSIGMKVKIPSAAVSIGGNEGMTHKHVVKQGDTLWKLANAYGLPLQSLIAANPQLSDPNVLKVGDVVNIPSTSSMGQGNSSNQHGGASMHENPNKKNTGIKPETKPEVKPEVKPENKPNVKPEVKPENKPNVKPEVKPEVKPEVKPEVKPEVKPEVKPEVKPEVKPENKPNIKPEVKPENKPNIKPEIKPEMKPEMKPEMKPEMKPEMKPEMKPEMKPDMKSENFAPAPNFVEPIKMEELPYFPEPQFPDFMYQMNQQPMTLPAPVYPTNCGCSDWGTQPNNNLFIQYQMSSENVTSFYDIPQTQQENSFMSQPFVHGEYPGVSGFPSNSAPGMMDNCEPTGFPFQPYYAQNPYSANNQLPMSNVSPNQGFWSPNQQLPSYCEPQVYYQPSYSCCEPIHPYMYAQANNATMNSPMNYGGVGSWGQPNSQNMSLSGVGGMNQMKGMPDSDREKLELSEELTDQVKSEKPSSKLKTKKEVKISSNSTSKSGIKKEGRSSGNGGLKKNRQNSRRRNPWINN from the coding sequence GTGAAAATACACATTGTGAAATCAGGGGATACATTGTTCGATTTATCAAAAAAGTATAATGTTCCTCTACAGAAATTAATTGACGCCAATCCGCAAATCACAAATCCTGACCAGCTAAGCATTGGGATGAAGGTAAAAATTCCTTCAGCTGCGGTATCTATTGGTGGTAACGAAGGTATGACCCACAAACATGTAGTAAAGCAGGGGGATACACTGTGGAAGCTCGCTAATGCTTATGGACTCCCATTACAGTCTCTAATTGCAGCGAATCCACAGCTTAGTGATCCTAATGTACTTAAGGTGGGGGATGTTGTGAATATTCCTTCCACTTCCTCTATGGGGCAAGGGAACTCGTCCAATCAACACGGCGGGGCATCTATGCATGAGAATCCCAATAAGAAAAATACAGGGATCAAACCAGAAACTAAACCAGAGGTCAAACCGGAAGTTAAGCCAGAAAACAAGCCAAATGTCAAACCTGAAGTCAAACCAGAGAATAAACCGAATGTCAAACCCGAAGTTAAACCTGAAGTAAAGCCAGAAGTAAAACCTGAAGTAAAGCCAGAAGTAAAGCCGGAAGTAAAACCAGAAGTAAAACCGGAAGTAAAACCAGAGAACAAACCGAATATTAAACCCGAAGTTAAACCGGAAAATAAGCCGAATATCAAACCAGAGATCAAACCAGAAATGAAACCAGAAATGAAACCAGAAATGAAACCAGAAATGAAACCAGAAATGAAACCAGAAATGAAACCAGAAATGAAACCGGATATGAAGTCGGAGAACTTTGCGCCAGCTCCTAATTTTGTTGAACCGATAAAAATGGAGGAACTTCCATATTTCCCAGAACCTCAATTTCCTGATTTCATGTATCAGATGAATCAACAGCCTATGACGCTTCCAGCTCCAGTCTATCCAACGAATTGTGGATGTTCGGATTGGGGGACACAACCTAACAATAACTTATTCATTCAATATCAAATGTCTTCCGAGAATGTGACTTCTTTCTATGATATCCCACAAACTCAACAAGAAAATTCATTTATGAGTCAACCATTTGTTCATGGGGAGTATCCGGGGGTCTCTGGTTTCCCTTCTAATTCAGCTCCTGGAATGATGGATAATTGCGAACCTACAGGGTTTCCATTCCAGCCTTATTATGCTCAAAATCCATATAGTGCAAATAATCAATTGCCAATGTCTAATGTTAGCCCAAATCAGGGCTTTTGGTCGCCGAATCAGCAGTTACCTTCGTATTGTGAACCTCAGGTATATTATCAACCATCTTATTCATGTTGTGAGCCTATTCATCCCTATATGTATGCGCAAGCTAATAACGCAACAATGAACTCCCCTATGAACTATGGTGGAGTTGGAAGCTGGGGCCAGCCAAATTCACAAAATATGTCCTTGAGCGGTGTTGGTGGAATGAATCAGATGAAAGGAATGCCTGATTCAGATCGTGAAAAGTTAGAATTAAGTGAGGAATTAACAGATCAAGTTAAATCAGAGAAACCTTCATCTAAACTTAAAACGAAAAAAGAAGTCAAAATTTCATCAAACTCAACTTCAAAGAGTGGTATAAAAAAAGAAGGTAGATCCTCAGGTAATGGAGGACTTAAGAAAAATCGTCAAAACTCTAGACGTCGTAATCCGTGGATCAACAACTAG
- the ilvE gene encoding branched-chain-amino-acid transaminase: MAEQWIYLNGQYVTKENAVVSVYDHGFLYGDGIFEGIRIYNGNIFKCKEHLDRLYDSAKSIMLNIPLTYQEMEDALVETLRRNELRDGYIRLVVSRGAGNLGLDPNRCPKASVIIIVEQLAIYSEEAYKTGLKTVSVSTKRNLPDALNPKIKSLNYLNNILVKIQSNLSGAGEAIMLNSQGYVTEGSGDNIFIIKNGVITTPPCYLGALEGITRQAIIDICNEKGYKLKEEPFSLHDVYIADEVFLTGTAAEVIAVREVDGRIIGEGHAGPITLKLLEEFRSVVDKDGLKVW; encoded by the coding sequence ATGGCAGAACAATGGATATATTTAAACGGTCAGTATGTGACCAAGGAAAATGCAGTAGTTTCGGTTTATGACCACGGTTTTTTATATGGTGACGGTATTTTTGAAGGTATTCGGATTTATAACGGTAATATTTTTAAATGCAAGGAGCATCTTGATCGGTTATATGATTCAGCAAAATCAATTATGTTGAACATTCCCTTGACATATCAAGAGATGGAAGATGCGCTAGTTGAGACTCTCCGCCGTAATGAATTGCGGGATGGATATATCCGTCTTGTTGTGTCACGTGGTGCAGGTAATTTAGGCCTCGATCCAAATCGGTGTCCCAAAGCCTCTGTTATCATTATTGTGGAACAATTGGCGATTTACTCGGAAGAAGCATACAAAACAGGTCTGAAGACGGTTTCTGTATCGACAAAACGTAATCTTCCTGATGCACTTAATCCTAAGATCAAATCACTCAACTATTTGAACAATATCTTGGTGAAGATTCAATCTAACCTATCTGGTGCGGGTGAGGCGATCATGCTCAACTCCCAAGGTTATGTTACAGAGGGCTCCGGCGATAATATTTTTATCATTAAGAACGGAGTTATTACGACACCTCCTTGTTATTTGGGTGCTCTTGAAGGAATCACGCGTCAGGCCATTATCGATATCTGCAACGAAAAAGGATACAAACTTAAGGAAGAGCCGTTCAGCTTGCACGATGTTTATATTGCTGATGAGGTATTCCTAACGGGAACGGCGGCTGAAGTTATTGCTGTGCGTGAAGTGGACGGGCGTATTATTGGTGAGGGACATGCTGGTCCTATCACATTGAAGCTCCTTGAAGAATTCCGCAGTGTGGTTGATAAGGACGGACTAAAGGTTTGGTAA
- the pheA gene encoding prephenate dehydratase has product MKTIAVLPEGTVSHEALLHLFGDEPVELLHFKQISDVFLATASGKSQYSVIPIENTIEGSVSLHMDWLVHEVDIPMQVEWVYPSIQNLIGRQAELLSPDGDIDFSKVTKVLSHPVAMAQCMQFLRLHMPHAELEHVGSTSEAVEWVKHHPDEGLAAIGTTLGAKRHGLDILASKVTDHDNNYTRFVLIGPEPLRLPISSVQDKTSILVTLPEDFPGALHQVVSAFAWRKLNLSRIESRPTKKRLGSYYFYMDVLASLESVLLQSAMEEIEALGCQVRILGSYPSYSLSK; this is encoded by the coding sequence ATGAAGACGATAGCGGTATTACCAGAGGGGACAGTGTCTCATGAGGCTCTTCTTCATTTGTTTGGGGATGAACCAGTAGAACTGTTGCATTTTAAACAGATTTCTGATGTCTTTTTAGCAACTGCAAGTGGAAAGAGTCAATACAGTGTGATACCCATAGAGAATACGATCGAAGGCTCCGTTAGTCTTCATATGGATTGGTTGGTACATGAAGTTGATATTCCAATGCAGGTTGAATGGGTATACCCTTCAATTCAAAATTTAATCGGCAGACAGGCAGAATTATTATCTCCTGATGGCGATATCGATTTCTCCAAAGTGACCAAAGTATTATCACATCCTGTTGCGATGGCGCAGTGTATGCAATTTTTACGGCTGCATATGCCTCATGCTGAGCTGGAACATGTGGGAAGTACATCTGAAGCAGTAGAGTGGGTTAAGCACCATCCAGATGAAGGTTTGGCTGCTATCGGTACAACGCTGGGTGCCAAGCGACATGGACTAGATATTCTTGCGAGTAAAGTTACGGATCACGATAACAACTACACTCGTTTTGTTCTGATTGGTCCAGAGCCACTTCGTCTACCTATCAGTTCAGTTCAAGACAAGACGAGTATATTGGTGACTTTACCTGAGGATTTTCCGGGCGCGCTTCATCAGGTTGTGTCTGCATTTGCGTGGCGTAAGCTGAACTTATCGCGAATTGAGTCTCGGCCGACCAAAAAACGGTTGGGTAGCTATTACTTTTATATGGATGTGCTCGCTTCACTGGAATCAGTATTACTACAATCCGCTATGGAAGAAATCGAAGCGCTAGGATGTCAGGTGCGTATTTTGGGAAGTTATCCTAGTTATTCTTTGAGTAAATAA
- the thrB gene encoding homoserine kinase — protein sequence MIVNEGVRVKVPASTANLGPGFDTLGMALSLYAWIEMKPAEKTVFHLYGDQMAGIPLDKSNLIYEVAQSVFREAGVMVPELEISMYSDIPLTRGLGSSASAIVGALFAANCLIGSPLDESRLFDMATALEGHPDNVGASLFGGIITAVWDGSHAEYLRIEPPTELDVLVAIPDFQLSTAKAREVLPEAVSLRDAVYNVSRTSLLQAALASNRLDLIPFAMQDRLHQPYRSSLIPGMARILEEATAHGALGVALSGAGPTLLALVDRRKQTEATLEQFLLGVLNEQGIVAEMLWLKPCTLGATKLTIEEDKSFLEIIKGEVSA from the coding sequence ATGATTGTAAATGAAGGTGTTCGGGTAAAAGTGCCTGCTAGCACGGCAAATCTAGGGCCGGGTTTTGATACGCTGGGCATGGCGTTATCGCTCTATGCTTGGATCGAAATGAAACCAGCTGAGAAAACGGTATTTCATTTGTATGGGGACCAGATGGCTGGAATCCCGCTGGATAAAAGTAATTTAATATATGAGGTCGCCCAGTCTGTCTTCCGTGAAGCGGGTGTGATGGTACCGGAACTTGAGATATCAATGTATAGCGATATACCGCTAACACGTGGACTCGGGAGCAGTGCTTCGGCTATCGTTGGGGCACTCTTCGCTGCAAATTGTTTGATTGGTTCGCCGCTTGATGAATCGCGATTGTTTGATATGGCAACGGCACTAGAAGGGCATCCTGATAACGTCGGTGCTTCATTATTTGGTGGGATTATAACGGCTGTTTGGGATGGCAGTCATGCAGAATATTTACGTATTGAACCACCTACGGAGTTGGATGTATTGGTTGCCATTCCAGATTTTCAACTATCTACGGCGAAAGCGCGCGAAGTACTTCCTGAAGCAGTGAGTCTCAGGGATGCAGTATATAATGTGAGTAGAACATCACTGCTTCAGGCAGCCCTTGCTTCAAATAGGTTGGATCTTATTCCATTCGCTATGCAGGATCGCCTTCATCAACCCTATCGTTCTTCTCTTATTCCGGGAATGGCCCGGATTTTGGAGGAAGCGACTGCACATGGCGCATTAGGAGTTGCTCTAAGTGGTGCTGGACCAACATTGTTAGCGCTGGTTGATCGGCGCAAACAAACAGAAGCCACATTGGAACAATTTCTCTTGGGTGTACTTAACGAGCAAGGGATTGTCGCAGAAATGCTCTGGTTAAAACCTTGCACATTAGGGGCGACGAAGCTTACTATAGAAGAGGATAAATCGTTCTTGGAGATCATTAAAGGGGAAGTTAGTGCATGA
- a CDS encoding homoserine dehydrogenase, which yields MKPVKVGLLGLGTVGTGVIRIVEGHQEDLSSQVGSPIIIERVAVKSIDKKRNIDIDRSKLTEDPWEIIRDPEIDVVVEVMGGIESTKDYILEALERGKHVVTANKDLMALYGSEILAKAQEKQCDVFYEASVAGGIPIIRTLIEGFSSDRIMKIMGIVNGTTNFILSKMSQEGASYDDVLTEAQQLGYAESDPTSDVEGLDAARKMAILGTLGFRTNVELTDVTVRGISSVTKEDIAYAKRLGYEMKLLGIADRDREDDQFSISVQPTLVKNTHPIAAVNGVYNAVYVYGEAVGETMFYGAGAGEMPTATSVVADLVAVVKNLKLGVNGLKAIVPYKAKKLKSDEAIAYKNFLLLNVADKAGVLAKITQVFAEYDVSLESVVQSPNAYTSDAEIIIVTHNASKASMDKVLKHFETLEVIKRVKSVYRVEG from the coding sequence GTGAAACCCGTAAAGGTAGGTTTATTGGGACTCGGAACAGTAGGTACCGGTGTGATTCGTATTGTGGAAGGACATCAAGAGGACCTGAGTAGTCAGGTAGGCTCCCCTATAATTATTGAACGAGTAGCGGTCAAAAGTATAGATAAGAAACGTAATATCGATATCGATCGGAGTAAATTGACGGAGGATCCTTGGGAAATTATACGTGATCCCGAGATTGATGTCGTTGTTGAAGTGATGGGTGGCATTGAATCGACCAAAGATTATATCCTTGAGGCGCTTGAACGTGGGAAGCATGTCGTTACGGCGAATAAGGATCTAATGGCGCTCTATGGATCGGAGATCTTGGCCAAAGCTCAAGAGAAACAGTGCGATGTATTTTATGAAGCGAGTGTGGCAGGAGGAATTCCGATCATTCGTACGCTGATTGAAGGATTCTCTTCCGATCGGATTATGAAGATTATGGGGATAGTCAATGGTACTACAAACTTCATTTTGAGTAAGATGAGTCAAGAAGGTGCTTCTTATGATGATGTGCTCACAGAAGCGCAACAACTTGGTTACGCTGAAAGTGATCCTACTTCTGATGTAGAAGGTTTGGATGCGGCACGCAAGATGGCGATCCTCGGTACGCTAGGTTTCCGCACAAACGTGGAGCTAACGGATGTGACCGTTCGTGGTATTTCCTCTGTTACTAAGGAAGACATTGCCTATGCCAAAAGATTAGGTTACGAAATGAAACTACTAGGTATCGCTGACCGTGATCGGGAAGACGATCAATTTAGTATTAGTGTGCAGCCGACGTTGGTCAAGAATACTCATCCGATCGCTGCGGTTAATGGTGTATATAATGCGGTTTATGTATATGGCGAAGCTGTTGGTGAGACGATGTTCTATGGCGCTGGTGCCGGCGAAATGCCGACAGCTACATCTGTAGTAGCCGATCTGGTTGCTGTAGTTAAAAATTTAAAGTTAGGTGTCAATGGTCTGAAAGCAATCGTACCTTATAAGGCTAAAAAGCTAAAAAGTGACGAGGCAATTGCATATAAGAACTTCCTGTTACTTAACGTAGCGGATAAAGCGGGTGTACTTGCAAAAATAACTCAGGTGTTTGCGGAGTATGATGTTAGTTTGGAATCGGTGGTACAATCACCAAATGCTTACACATCGGACGCTGAGATTATTATTGTTACTCATAACGCAAGTAAGGCTAGCATGGATAAGGTGCTAAAGCATTTTGAGACATTGGAAGTTATTAAACGTGTTAAGAGTGTATATCGCGTAGAAGGTTAA
- a CDS encoding ACT domain-containing protein encodes MKERYYLVREDILPEAVIKTLQVKQLLASGDAKTVNEAVMQVGLSRSAFYKYKDGIHLLNQMERERIVTVSFDLEHRSGILSKVLALIAGFGGNVLTINQSIPLQGRANVVISVETSRLSEELDEMIETLQGIPGVKRTHIVGQG; translated from the coding sequence GTGAAAGAGCGTTATTACCTAGTACGTGAGGATATTTTACCGGAAGCAGTAATTAAGACGCTTCAAGTTAAGCAACTACTGGCAAGCGGTGATGCCAAGACCGTTAATGAAGCGGTAATGCAGGTAGGGCTCAGCCGCAGTGCGTTTTATAAGTATAAAGACGGAATTCATCTCCTTAATCAAATGGAGCGTGAACGGATTGTTACGGTCTCTTTTGATTTGGAGCACCGTTCAGGTATTTTATCCAAAGTACTTGCGCTGATCGCTGGATTTGGTGGAAATGTGCTTACAATCAATCAGAGTATCCCGCTTCAAGGAAGGGCAAATGTTGTGATTTCCGTAGAAACTTCACGTCTTAGTGAAGAGTTGGATGAAATGATTGAAACGTTGCAAGGCATTCCGGGTGTAAAGCGGACTCATATTGTAGGGCAAGGCTAG
- the obgE gene encoding GTPase ObgE, whose translation MFVDKAKIYVKGGDGGDGIVAFRREKYVPEGGPAGGDGGKGGDVIFRVDEGLRTLMDFRYQRHFKGERGVKGRNKSQHGANAENMIVRIPPGTIIIDDDTQEVLADLTRHGQQIVVAKGGRGGRGNTRFATANNTAPELAEHGEEGQERWIVLELKVMADVGLVGFPSVGKSTLLSVVSAAQPKIGAYHFTTITPNLGVVDVSEGRSFVMADLPGLIEGAHEGVGLGHEFLRHVERTRVIIHVVDMSGSEGRDPFDDWQKINAELRQYNADLENRPQIVAANKMDMPESEENLAKFREQVSEVRPDLEILPISSLTRQGVQELLYRAADLLDEIPEAPAIEEVTEINERKIYTLNQSEDEGFTIRRENDTFIVESVKIERMMKRMQLNSHDAILKLARTLRHMGVDEELRNRGAKDGTIVQIGDFEFEFVEGSSYY comes from the coding sequence ATGTTTGTAGATAAAGCGAAGATTTATGTAAAGGGCGGTGACGGTGGCGATGGTATCGTCGCATTCCGCCGTGAGAAATACGTTCCAGAAGGTGGTCCGGCTGGTGGTGATGGAGGAAAGGGCGGAGATGTGATATTCCGTGTGGACGAGGGTCTGCGGACATTGATGGATTTCCGTTATCAACGCCATTTCAAGGGTGAGCGCGGCGTGAAAGGCCGGAACAAAAGCCAACATGGTGCTAACGCCGAAAATATGATTGTACGGATACCCCCGGGAACAATCATTATTGATGATGATACGCAAGAGGTTCTTGCTGATTTAACACGTCATGGGCAACAAATCGTAGTGGCCAAAGGTGGTCGTGGTGGTCGTGGTAATACCCGTTTTGCGACAGCAAATAATACGGCGCCGGAACTAGCTGAACATGGTGAAGAAGGCCAAGAACGCTGGATCGTGCTGGAACTGAAGGTCATGGCCGATGTTGGATTGGTTGGTTTCCCGAGTGTGGGTAAATCAACCTTGTTATCGGTCGTATCCGCGGCTCAGCCGAAGATCGGAGCGTATCATTTTACAACAATAACACCTAATCTTGGTGTGGTAGATGTTAGTGAAGGACGAAGCTTCGTTATGGCTGATTTACCTGGGCTTATCGAAGGTGCGCATGAAGGTGTTGGACTTGGACATGAGTTCCTACGCCATGTAGAGCGGACTCGTGTCATTATCCATGTTGTTGATATGTCGGGTTCAGAAGGACGAGATCCTTTTGATGATTGGCAGAAGATCAATGCTGAATTGAGACAGTATAATGCCGACCTTGAGAATCGTCCGCAGATTGTCGCAGCGAATAAGATGGATATGCCCGAATCCGAAGAAAATCTGGCGAAGTTTCGCGAGCAAGTAAGCGAGGTTCGTCCTGATCTTGAAATTCTCCCTATTTCCTCGTTAACCAGACAAGGGGTACAGGAACTGTTGTATCGAGCGGCTGACCTATTGGATGAAATTCCAGAAGCTCCAGCCATCGAAGAAGTAACTGAGATTAACGAACGCAAGATATATACATTGAACCAGAGTGAAGACGAAGGTTTCACGATCAGACGCGAGAATGATACCTTTATTGTGGAGAGCGTGAAGATTGAGCGGATGATGAAACGGATGCAACTCAATTCTCACGATGCAATTCTGAAGCTGGCCCGAACACTTCGTCACATGGGCGTGGATGAGGAACTACGTAACCGTGGAGCAAAGGATGGCACTATTGTACAAATTGGCGACTTTGAATTTGAGTTCGTTGAAGGTAGTAGCTATTACTAA
- a CDS encoding Spo0B domain-containing protein, with product MKHRFTMPAIVLTLSFVCMVIIYFVQSPLVDLILCICMLVVLFGYVGYIQRQAAHERKVLLESVQRTATSTLSHHRHDWMNDLQILYGYIQLGKIDKLASCVERIKGRMAVDSKISGLGIPSLVFYLQSFREMNGSVELVVDIEDNLNLGNLLSSDDAEKLTEAIIETVRAFQFVDRSTWGEVPQLRMSLYRESDEVLVRFDREGPSGKMETTLERHIDELMSGKRVIAEQVDPKLSSMRLRMPCGNINEVNECL from the coding sequence ATGAAACATCGGTTTACGATGCCTGCCATCGTCTTAACATTATCGTTTGTTTGTATGGTGATTATTTACTTCGTTCAATCGCCGCTTGTGGACCTTATTCTATGTATTTGCATGCTGGTCGTACTTTTTGGATATGTAGGGTACATCCAGCGGCAGGCAGCGCACGAACGTAAGGTTCTACTGGAGTCGGTTCAAAGAACGGCAACTTCAACGCTGAGTCATCATCGACATGACTGGATGAATGATCTGCAAATATTGTATGGATACATTCAATTAGGCAAGATTGATAAACTGGCTAGTTGTGTGGAAAGAATAAAGGGACGGATGGCGGTGGATAGTAAAATTTCCGGATTGGGTATACCGTCATTAGTTTTTTATTTACAGTCCTTCCGTGAGATGAATGGCTCTGTTGAGCTCGTAGTTGATATTGAAGATAATTTGAATTTAGGTAATTTACTCTCAAGTGACGACGCTGAGAAGTTGACTGAGGCCATTATTGAAACCGTACGTGCTTTTCAATTTGTGGACCGTTCGACATGGGGCGAAGTACCACAATTGAGAATGTCGTTATACCGAGAAAGTGATGAAGTACTAGTTCGGTTTGATCGTGAAGGTCCGTCTGGGAAAATGGAGACGACACTGGAACGACATATCGATGAATTAATGTCAGGCAAAAGAGTGATAGCCGAGCAGGTTGATCCGAAGCTGTCATCTATGCGGCTTCGAATGCCGTGCGGAAATATAAATGAGGTGAATGAATGTTTGTAG
- the rpmA gene encoding 50S ribosomal protein L27, giving the protein MLQLDLQLFASKKGVGSTRNGRDSESKRLGAKRADGQVVTGGSILFRQRGTKIHPGTNVGIGKDDTLYAKIDGVVKFERWGRDRKKVSVYPVDTAPVAAAVEA; this is encoded by the coding sequence ATGTTACAATTGGATCTTCAGTTATTTGCATCCAAGAAGGGCGTAGGTTCCACTCGAAATGGTCGTGATAGTGAATCCAAACGTCTGGGTGCAAAACGTGCAGATGGCCAAGTCGTTACTGGTGGCAGCATTCTCTTCCGTCAACGCGGAACGAAAATTCACCCAGGTACTAACGTGGGCATCGGTAAAGACGACACACTGTACGCGAAAATCGATGGCGTTGTGAAATTCGAACGTTGGGGTCGTGATCGCAAGAAAGTGAGCGTCTACCCTGTGGATACCGCTCCGGTAGCGGCTGCAGTCGAAGCTTAA
- a CDS encoding ribosomal-processing cysteine protease Prp: protein MIVVSILRRQDNGIEGFEVEGHANYAKAGQDIVCAGVSAVTVGTVNSIEALTGIIMDSEMENGFLNASLPSSVVIQTEVMNQVQLLLASMVVMLEGIEGSYGKYIKIQDIIT from the coding sequence ATGATTGTCGTCTCCATATTGCGCCGACAGGATAACGGTATCGAGGGGTTTGAAGTAGAAGGTCATGCTAATTATGCCAAGGCTGGACAAGATATTGTGTGTGCTGGCGTGTCGGCTGTTACCGTAGGTACGGTCAACTCGATTGAGGCACTTACTGGAATCATCATGGATTCCGAGATGGAGAACGGGTTCTTGAACGCGAGTCTTCCTTCCTCGGTCGTGATCCAGACAGAGGTAATGAATCAAGTCCAACTGCTTCTTGCTTCTATGGTCGTTATGCTTGAAGGTATCGAAGGATCATATGGGAAATATATTAAGATACAAGATATCATTACTTGA
- the rplU gene encoding 50S ribosomal protein L21, with protein sequence MYAIIETGGKQYRVQEGDVLFIEKLDAEDGASVTFDRVLAVSKGEGLVAGAPLVSGASVTAKVEKHGKGKKVVVYKYKPKKNYHKKQGHRQPYTKVTIEKIQA encoded by the coding sequence ATGTACGCAATTATCGAAACTGGCGGTAAACAATACCGTGTTCAAGAAGGCGATGTTCTTTTCATCGAAAAATTGGACGCAGAGGACGGCGCAAGCGTGACGTTCGACCGTGTATTGGCCGTATCGAAAGGTGAAGGTTTGGTAGCGGGAGCTCCATTGGTATCCGGCGCTAGTGTAACGGCGAAAGTCGAGAAACACGGTAAAGGTAAAAAGGTTGTCGTTTACAAATACAAACCTAAGAAGAACTACCACAAAAAGCAAGGTCATCGTCAACCATACACAAAAGTGACCATCGAGAAAATCCAAGCGTAA
- a CDS encoding Rne/Rng family ribonuclease produces MKRMIVHCESGSTEMVLLEDERLVEYAAERSQKRGLVGSFFKGKVVNVIPGMQAAFIDIGQKKNAFLYIDDLLHPNLEKQPKPKPSIADLLRPGLELIVQVIKDAIGNKGARVSTHYSLPGRWLVYMPSAGYVAVSKKIGHEDERCRLKEIGEELRTDEEGLILRTVAEHEERKAIAEDLTLLRDQWALIKEKGERGFAPTALHHDLSMVQRLMRDAYSPETDEIIMDCPERADEASVFLNSMFPGRTPRVVVYNGEVPLFDSYGVKQQLDRDFGRKVWLPGGGYLVWDQTEALTVIDVNTGKFIGGENLEDTVFQTNLEAAQEMARLIRLRDTGGIIIVDFIDMESDSHRAHVLDKLEHCMRGDRTQHHILGWTKLGLLEMTRKRMREESTVAVAEAFPTSRGNGKGKINGMS; encoded by the coding sequence ATGAAACGGATGATTGTTCACTGCGAGTCCGGCTCCACTGAAATGGTGCTGCTTGAAGATGAGAGACTGGTGGAATACGCCGCGGAGCGTTCTCAGAAAAGAGGACTGGTAGGTAGTTTTTTTAAAGGAAAAGTTGTGAATGTGATTCCTGGAATGCAAGCTGCATTTATAGATATCGGTCAAAAAAAGAATGCATTTCTCTATATCGATGACTTGTTACATCCAAATTTGGAGAAGCAACCTAAGCCGAAACCGTCTATTGCCGACTTGCTTAGGCCAGGGCTAGAACTGATCGTTCAGGTAATTAAGGATGCGATTGGTAATAAGGGAGCTAGAGTGTCGACCCATTACTCGCTTCCTGGACGTTGGTTGGTGTATATGCCTTCTGCCGGTTATGTGGCCGTTTCCAAGAAGATCGGGCATGAAGATGAGCGGTGCCGTCTGAAAGAAATAGGCGAGGAGCTTCGCACCGATGAGGAAGGGCTTATATTGCGAACAGTAGCAGAGCATGAAGAGCGGAAAGCTATTGCGGAAGACCTAACATTGTTGCGAGATCAATGGGCATTGATTAAGGAAAAAGGTGAAAGAGGTTTTGCTCCTACAGCCTTGCATCATGACCTTAGTATGGTCCAGCGCCTAATGCGTGATGCCTATAGTCCTGAAACGGACGAGATTATTATGGATTGCCCAGAACGGGCTGATGAAGCTTCTGTATTTTTAAATTCAATGTTTCCAGGGCGGACACCACGTGTAGTTGTTTACAACGGTGAGGTTCCATTGTTTGATTCTTATGGTGTTAAACAACAATTGGATCGGGATTTTGGACGGAAAGTTTGGCTTCCTGGTGGGGGATACCTCGTATGGGACCAGACGGAGGCATTAACTGTTATCGATGTTAATACAGGAAAGTTCATAGGTGGAGAGAATTTGGAAGACACCGTATTTCAGACGAATCTGGAAGCTGCTCAGGAGATGGCCAGATTAATTCGGCTTCGGGATACGGGAGGAATTATTATTGTTGATTTCATTGATATGGAAAGCGATAGCCATCGAGCCCATGTGTTAGATAAGTTAGAGCATTGCATGCGTGGGGATCGAACGCAGCATCATATTCTTGGATGGACGAAGCTTGGTCTGCTCGAAATGACAAGGAAAAGAATGAGGGAAGAGAGTACCGTTGCGGTTGCAGAAGCGTTTCCAACATCTAGAGGCAATGGTAAGGGGAAAATTAACGGAATGAGTTGA